The Rhododendron vialii isolate Sample 1 chromosome 5a, ASM3025357v1 genome contains a region encoding:
- the LOC131325333 gene encoding uncharacterized protein LOC131325333 — MAADSSAFNRQIMTDTTEHRRRKEAGRNRLPGEKDEYQKYTPLLKAALRGDWEAAKKFFAQDPKAITAPITRELESALYMATGTGPAAINFVAELLKLMPAEALTERDIAGHTPLHLGAWVGNTAAVVLLLEKNPGLLRIREERGWLPVHFAAIHAKKETLSYLLKVTFKDDAAMRTLFFSPDGSTEPSGTDLLIHVITSGFYDLALDLVHCHRQLAISQTPNDNDSGLGAIARKAQAFPSGTHLNFVERIIYTYVPVNKLENYAEDPSGVEIENPVSNSQLPVQKYQWARFIGKAFSMPAVSQKSQAVLWKVFALLVPQVKRIREQKQMHQHALQLVRYLVKEIVIFNDLSMYDSLETKVVVNAARLGIHEVVEEIVESIPKLAWARDSECRSIYQRAVIERHENVFNLISQMSDHKHTVSMNIDESGNNILHIAGQLAPLYKLNLVSGAALQMQRELQWFKEVEKFVRPNYIERPNINNETPAMVFTREHEKLVVAGGEWMKNTANSCTIAAALIATVVFAAILTVPGGNDDSDGHPIFSKEIAFTVFIISDALSLFTSTTSLLLFLSILTTRYAEGDFLHVLPKRLIIGLVTLFLSITTMMVAFSSTLYLVIGHKNAWLLYPVGALACLPITSFVLLQFPLLVDLISSTYGPGIFGKQSDRQFF, encoded by the exons AAGCTGGAAGGAATAGATTACCAGGAGAGAAGGACGAATACCAGAAATACACACCGCTACTAAAAGCCGCACTGAGAGGCGATTGGGAAGCAGCCAAGAAATTCTTCGCCCAAGACCCAAAGGCGATCACGGCCCCAATCACAAGGGAATTAGAGTCTGCGCTTTACATGGCCACCGGCACCGGACCGGCTGCGATCAATTTTGTGGCGGAGTTGCTGAAACTAATGCCGGCTGAGGCATTGACGGAACGTGATATAGCCGGACACACCCCCCTCCACCTCGGCGCGTGGGTCGGAAACACCGCGGCCGTGGTTCTCTTGTTGGAGAAAAACCCGGGTCTGCTGCGCATCAGGGAGGAGCGGGGGTGGTTGCCGGTTCATTTTGCGGCGATTCATGCGAAAAAGGAGACGCTTTCGTATTTGTTGAAGGTTACGTTTAAGGATGATGCGGCTATGAGAACGCTTTTCTTCTCCCCAGATGGGTCGACTGAACCGTCTGGTACCGACCTTCTGATCCATGTTATAACTTCCGGATTCTATG ATTTAGCTTTGGATTTGGTTCATTGTCACCGCCAATTGGCTATATCACAGACACCCAATGACAATGACTCTGGTTTGGGAGCAATAGCTAGAAAGGCGCAGGCATTTCCAAGTGGCACGCACCTCAATTTTGTGGAACGCATTATTTATACTT ATGTTCCGGTGAATAAGTTGGAGAATTATGCTGAAGACCCCAGTGGAGTTGAGATTGAGAATCCAGTTAGCAATTCTCAATTGCCGGTGCAAAAGTATCAATGGGCTCGCTTCATAGGGAAAGCATTCTCCATGCCTGCAG TGAGCCAAAAATCGCAGGCCGTGCTTTGGAAAGTCTTTGCTCTATTAG TGCCTCAAGTGAAACGCATTCGAGAGCAAAAACAGATGCATCAGCATGCACTTCAACTAGTCAGATACCTTGTTAAAGAAATAGTGATTTTCAACGACTTGAGCATGTACGATTCACTTGAGACAAAGGTGGTTGTTAATGCAGCAAGGCTGGGGATTCACGAGGTTGTTGAAGAGATTGTAGAATCAATTCCCAAATTAGCTTGGGCTCGAGACTCAGAATGTCGTAGCATATATCAACGGGCGGTGATAGAGCGCCATGAAAATGTCTTCAACCTCATATCTCAGATGAGCGACCATAAACACACTGTATCAATGAATATAGATGAGTCTGGGAACAATATCCTGCACATAGCTGGACAATTGGCACCTCTATACAAACTCAACCTAGTTTCTGGTGCAGCTCTACAAATGCAACGCGAGTTACAATGGTTTAAG GAAGTGGAGAAGTTTGTAAGACCCAATTATATAGAGAGGCCAAACATAAATAATGAAACACCAGCAATGGTATTTACAAGAGAACATGAGAAGTTAGTAGTTGCAGGTGGGGAATGGATGAAAAACACAGCAAATTCATGCACCATTGCAGCAGCGCTTATTGCCACCGTGGTATTTGCAGCTATACTTACTGTTCCTGGAGGCAACGATGACTCGGACGGCCATCCAATTTTCTCTAAAGAAATTGCATTCACTGTCTTTATCATTTCAGATGCACTTTCTCTATTCACATCCACCACTTCTCTCTTGTTGTTCTTGTCCATCTTGACTACGCGTTATGCAGAAGGTGattttcttcatgttcttcccaAAAGGCTGATAATTGGACTTGTCACACTATTCCTCTCTATAACAACCATGATGGTGGCCTTTAGTTCTACGCTATATCTTGTGATAGGACACAAAAATGCATGGCTACTCTATCCTGTGGGTGCATTAGCATGTTTACCCATCACGTCTTTCGTGCTTCTTCAGTTTCCACTCCTTGTGGATCTCATCTCTTCAACATACGGCCCTGGAATTTTCGGCAAGCAAAGTGATCGACAGTTCTTTTGA